A window of Dysgonomonadaceae bacterium PH5-43 contains these coding sequences:
- a CDS encoding penicillin-binding protein 1A (product_source=KO:K05366; cath_funfam=1.10.3810.10,3.40.710.10; cog=COG0744; ko=KO:K05366; pfam=PF00905,PF00912; superfamily=56601; transmembrane_helix_parts=Inside_1_16,TMhelix_17_36,Outside_37_794) encodes MTQTNKTSSLKKQIVKWFWILFSVGILSVVAFFFMISKGWIGYMPPVESLENPINKYATQVISVDMQNMGNYAQSKENRVYAKFDDLSPYIVQALIATEDERYYDHSGIDAYALSRSLIKRGLLFQKNAGGASTISQQLAKQLYSDHAQTTLERLLQKPIEWVIAVQLEKHYTKEEIINMYLNQFDFLYNAVGIQSACWVYFGKHPKNISIEEAATLIGMCKNPSYFNPMRKVERTQGRRNVVLQQMCKNNYISEAECDSLKALPLITNYNKADHKEGIAPYFRAYLNKMMTAKKPTRKDAQYRYNPHKYPEDSLAWETNPLYGWCQKNQKADGSNYNIYTDGLKIYTTLDSRMQAYAEQAVEEHLSGYLQNAFFKEKAKPSATYPPYSITSNFSKKDAENLLERTLKQSDRYRTLKQENKSDAQIKEIFDTPTDMQVFSWAGTIDTIMSPRDSIRYMKYFLRTGFMAMDTHSGAVKAYVGGIDYKYFQYDMVSMGKRQIGSTIKPYLYSLAMESGFTPCDQMLLVQQTLLDENGTAWSPKTSSVNRKREGEMVTIQWGLQNSDNWVTAYLMKHLSPYALKRLLLAYGLNEPIDAVVALSLGTNDASISEMVSAYSTFANGGIRVEPLFVNRIEDRNGNVVASFAPQIHEVISEQANYKMLSMLRGVVDGGTGSRVRYAHGVKVPMGGKTGTTQNNSDAWFMGFTPSLVGGAWVGGEDRSIHFNSMADGQGARAALPIMGIFLNKVYSDPRLGYSETEQFEVPEQYANPCASNYGESVVVERQETTAEMDDLFN; translated from the coding sequence ATGACGCAAACAAATAAAACTTCATCTCTTAAAAAACAAATCGTAAAGTGGTTTTGGATTCTTTTCTCGGTAGGAATTTTATCGGTAGTCGCTTTCTTTTTTATGATATCTAAAGGCTGGATAGGCTATATGCCGCCTGTAGAAAGCCTCGAAAACCCTATAAATAAATATGCAACCCAAGTTATTTCTGTTGATATGCAGAATATGGGAAATTATGCTCAGAGTAAAGAAAATCGTGTATATGCTAAATTCGACGACCTATCGCCATATATTGTTCAGGCACTTATCGCTACGGAAGACGAACGGTATTACGATCACTCGGGTATAGATGCTTATGCTCTTTCGCGCTCTCTTATTAAACGTGGATTACTGTTTCAGAAAAATGCAGGAGGGGCAAGTACTATTTCTCAGCAGTTGGCAAAACAATTATACTCCGACCACGCTCAAACTACGTTAGAACGACTTCTTCAGAAGCCAATAGAGTGGGTTATTGCCGTGCAGTTAGAGAAACATTACACTAAGGAAGAAATTATTAATATGTATCTTAATCAGTTCGACTTCCTTTACAACGCTGTAGGTATACAGTCGGCGTGTTGGGTTTACTTCGGAAAACACCCTAAAAACATAAGCATCGAAGAAGCGGCAACCCTTATCGGTATGTGTAAAAATCCGTCTTACTTTAATCCGATGCGCAAAGTAGAGCGAACTCAAGGACGACGAAATGTGGTGCTTCAACAGATGTGTAAAAATAATTACATATCAGAAGCAGAGTGCGATTCGCTTAAAGCATTGCCTTTGATTACCAATTATAATAAGGCCGACCATAAGGAAGGAATTGCTCCTTACTTCAGAGCATACCTAAATAAGATGATGACTGCTAAGAAGCCTACTCGAAAAGATGCTCAATATAGGTACAATCCACATAAGTACCCCGAAGATTCTTTGGCGTGGGAGACTAATCCGCTTTATGGCTGGTGCCAAAAAAACCAGAAAGCCGACGGCTCTAACTACAACATCTATACCGATGGATTAAAGATATATACAACTTTAGATTCGCGTATGCAAGCCTATGCAGAACAGGCAGTTGAAGAACATTTATCGGGATACTTACAAAATGCTTTCTTCAAAGAGAAAGCTAAACCTTCGGCAACGTATCCTCCTTATTCTATTACAAGCAATTTCTCTAAGAAAGACGCTGAGAATTTATTAGAAAGAACTCTAAAACAATCAGATAGATACCGAACCTTAAAGCAAGAAAACAAATCAGATGCTCAAATAAAAGAGATATTTGATACGCCTACCGATATGCAAGTTTTTAGTTGGGCAGGAACAATAGACACTATAATGTCGCCTCGAGATTCAATAAGGTATATGAAATATTTCTTACGTACGGGATTTATGGCTATGGATACTCACTCAGGAGCTGTAAAGGCTTACGTTGGAGGTATCGACTATAAATATTTTCAGTACGATATGGTGAGTATGGGTAAACGCCAGATAGGATCTACTATCAAACCTTACTTATATTCTCTGGCTATGGAGAGCGGTTTCACTCCGTGCGACCAGATGCTTTTGGTGCAACAGACTTTATTAGACGAGAACGGGACTGCTTGGTCGCCCAAGACTTCGAGCGTAAACCGCAAGAGGGAAGGCGAGATGGTTACTATTCAATGGGGATTACAAAACTCCGACAACTGGGTTACGGCTTATCTTATGAAACATTTATCGCCTTATGCTCTTAAACGTTTATTGCTTGCTTACGGACTTAACGAACCCATCGACGCCGTTGTTGCGCTTTCGCTGGGAACTAATGATGCCTCAATCTCTGAGATGGTTTCGGCTTACTCAACTTTCGCTAACGGAGGGATACGAGTTGAGCCACTGTTTGTTAACCGCATAGAAGACAGGAACGGAAATGTTGTAGCAAGCTTTGCTCCACAGATTCACGAAGTTATTAGCGAACAGGCAAACTACAAAATGTTGAGTATGTTGCGCGGAGTTGTAGACGGAGGAACAGGAAGCAGAGTGCGTTACGCTCACGGAGTTAAAGTTCCAATGGGAGGAAAAACCGGAACAACGCAAAACAATTCTGATGCTTGGTTTATGGGATTCACTCCATCGCTGGTAGGAGGTGCTTGGGTAGGAGGTGAAGACCGTTCGATACACTTTAATTCTATGGCAGACGGTCAGGGTGCTCGTGCAGCACTTCCTATTATGGGCATATTCTTAAATAAAGTATATTCCGACCCAAGATTAGGATATTCAGAAACAGAACAATTTGAAGTTCCCGAACAATACGCTAATCCTTGTGCTTCTAATTATGGAGAGTCTGTAGTAGTTGAACGACAAGAAACAACTGCCGAAATGGACGATTTGTTTAATTAA
- a CDS encoding membrane protein (product_source=KO:K07058; cog=COG1295; ko=KO:K07058; pfam=PF03631; superfamily=46785; tigrfam=TIGR00765; transmembrane_helix_parts=Inside_1_79,TMhelix_80_102,Outside_103_143,TMhelix_144_163,Inside_164_187,TMhelix_188_210,Outside_211_224,TMhelix_225_247,Inside_248_258,TMhelix_259_278,Outside_279_292,TMhelix_293_315,Inside_316_464) has protein sequence MTLSGVTESGLSTNCNFICLNTMSIKDIPNKIKEFIKFITEDIWRASSRDLSNKKRKSYTVLKVIALAVRRYQEDDLQKSASALTYSTFLSLIPLLAVLLSIAKGFGFENIVESQLFQYFPGQKEMFSNVLDFVNSYMAHTKDGLFLGIGVVMLLYTVFNLISTIENTFNMIWQVPEGRTYARRITDYFSAFLLIPIFLVCSSGISIFFATTFTTLNKYDVLAPISEVLITVVPIVITIIVFASLYMFMPNTKVQFKHALYAGIFAALGFQVFQYLYINGQIWVSKYNAIYGSFALIPLLLLWVQLSWVICLIGAEIAYAGQNVQNFEFERDSKNISRRYLDFLTLTITSLITKRFEKGEKPYTAIEISNHYQIPIRLTNQVIFLLVDLGIINEVKEQDESPNYQPAIDINQITVSYLFEKIDRYGSENFKVDNKKQFLPEWETILNSRLDTFEKNKDLLVKDL, from the coding sequence ATGACTCTTTCGGGAGTAACAGAATCCGGCTTATCAACCAACTGCAATTTTATTTGTTTGAATACTATGAGTATAAAGGATATTCCAAATAAGATAAAAGAGTTTATAAAGTTTATAACTGAAGATATTTGGCGAGCTTCTTCTCGTGATTTGAGTAATAAGAAGAGAAAAAGCTATACAGTTCTTAAGGTTATAGCTCTGGCTGTTAGGCGATATCAAGAAGATGATCTTCAGAAAAGTGCATCTGCCCTAACCTACAGTACCTTCCTTTCTTTAATTCCTCTATTAGCCGTATTGTTAAGTATTGCCAAGGGTTTTGGTTTCGAAAATATTGTAGAAAGTCAATTGTTTCAATATTTTCCTGGTCAGAAAGAAATGTTTTCTAACGTTCTTGATTTCGTAAACTCTTATATGGCGCATACCAAAGACGGTCTTTTTCTTGGTATTGGAGTTGTAATGTTGCTCTACACAGTCTTTAACCTAATATCAACTATAGAGAATACTTTCAATATGATATGGCAAGTTCCCGAAGGGCGCACTTATGCACGTCGGATTACCGATTATTTTTCTGCCTTCTTGCTTATTCCTATATTTTTAGTTTGTTCGTCGGGTATCTCTATCTTTTTTGCCACAACATTTACTACGCTTAATAAATATGATGTGCTGGCTCCAATATCAGAAGTGCTTATAACAGTGGTCCCTATTGTTATTACAATAATTGTATTTGCTTCGTTGTATATGTTTATGCCAAACACTAAGGTTCAGTTTAAGCACGCTTTATATGCTGGAATATTTGCAGCTTTAGGATTTCAGGTTTTCCAATATTTGTATATCAATGGACAGATATGGGTATCGAAGTACAATGCTATTTACGGAAGCTTTGCTTTAATACCTTTGCTTCTACTATGGGTTCAACTTTCGTGGGTTATTTGTTTGATAGGCGCAGAGATAGCTTACGCAGGACAAAACGTTCAGAACTTCGAGTTCGAGAGAGATAGCAAAAACATATCTCGTAGGTATCTTGATTTTCTTACGCTTACCATAACTTCTCTTATCACTAAACGCTTCGAGAAGGGAGAAAAACCATATACGGCAATCGAAATTTCTAATCATTACCAAATTCCGATACGACTAACCAATCAGGTTATCTTTCTTTTAGTAGATTTAGGAATAATAAACGAGGTGAAAGAACAAGACGAGTCGCCCAATTATCAACCTGCTATAGATATTAATCAGATTACGGTTAGTTATTTGTTTGAAAAGATAGACAGGTATGGCTCTGAAAACTTTAAGGTAGACAACAAAAAGCAGTTCCTACCCGAATGGGAAACCATACTAAACTCTCGATTAGATACCTTCGAGAAGAATAAAGATTTGTTGGTAAAAGATCTTTAA
- a CDS encoding uncharacterized protein (product_source=KO:K07148; cog=COG2311; ko=KO:K07148; pfam=PF04235; superfamily=161084; transmembrane_helix_parts=Inside_1_12,TMhelix_13_35,Outside_36_56,TMhelix_57_79,Inside_80_90,TMhelix_91_113,Outside_114_117,TMhelix_118_132,Inside_133_138,TMhelix_139_158,Outside_159_204,TMhelix_205_227,Inside_228_239,TMhelix_240_262,Outside_263_276,TMhelix_277_299,Inside_300_318,TMhelix_319_341,Outside_342_345,TMhelix_346_368,Inside_369_389) produces MENKTGRIDLVDALRGFAVMAILLVHSLEHFIFPVYPDASLQPNWLNTLDQFIFSTTFTLFAGKAYAIFALLFGFTFYIQYNNRLKKGEDFGFRFLWRLLLLAAFATINAAFFPAGDVLLLFSIVGIFLFVVRKWSNKAILITAIILLLQPVEWFHYIMKLCNETYKLPDLGVGAMYAEVAAYTKEGNFKEFLLGNITLGQKASLLWAVGAGRFLQTAGLFMLGLLIGRTKLFVNTSENLRFWVKALIVSAVLFAPLYQLKIEINSSDADITQTIGVILDMWQKFAFTTILVSSFVLLYQTKPFRRLTNNLKFYGRMSLTNYITQSVIGALIYFPTGLYLAPYCGYSLSFAIGVAVFFLQITFCKWWLSHHKQGPFESLWHKLTWILQK; encoded by the coding sequence ATGGAGAATAAAACAGGAAGAATAGATTTAGTAGATGCTTTGCGTGGCTTTGCAGTTATGGCAATACTGTTAGTTCATAGCTTAGAACACTTTATATTCCCTGTATATCCCGATGCTTCATTACAGCCAAACTGGTTAAACACTCTGGATCAGTTTATATTCAGTACTACTTTTACTTTATTCGCAGGCAAAGCTTATGCAATATTTGCATTGTTGTTTGGTTTCACATTTTACATTCAGTACAACAATCGACTAAAGAAAGGAGAGGACTTTGGTTTTCGTTTCTTATGGAGATTATTGCTCTTAGCTGCTTTTGCAACTATCAATGCAGCCTTCTTTCCTGCAGGAGATGTTTTACTATTGTTCAGTATTGTAGGTATATTCTTGTTTGTTGTACGCAAATGGAGCAACAAAGCCATACTGATTACTGCAATTATATTACTTCTTCAACCAGTAGAATGGTTTCATTACATAATGAAATTGTGTAACGAAACATACAAACTTCCCGATTTAGGCGTGGGAGCTATGTATGCCGAAGTTGCAGCCTACACCAAAGAGGGTAACTTTAAAGAATTTTTATTAGGCAATATAACTTTAGGACAAAAAGCTAGCTTGCTATGGGCAGTAGGAGCCGGACGTTTTTTACAAACAGCCGGACTATTTATGCTTGGATTATTGATAGGGCGAACAAAGCTTTTCGTAAATACATCTGAAAATTTACGTTTTTGGGTTAAAGCTCTTATCGTATCCGCAGTATTATTTGCCCCTTTGTATCAACTAAAAATAGAAATAAATAGTAGCGATGCCGATATTACACAAACAATAGGGGTAATACTTGATATGTGGCAAAAGTTTGCTTTTACAACAATATTAGTATCATCGTTTGTTCTGCTATACCAAACAAAACCATTCAGAAGGTTAACAAACAATCTTAAGTTTTACGGACGAATGAGTTTAACAAACTACATTACACAATCGGTAATAGGAGCGTTAATTTACTTCCCGACAGGCTTATATCTTGCTCCATACTGTGGCTATTCTCTGAGCTTTGCAATAGGAGTTGCCGTATTTTTCTTACAAATTACATTCTGCAAATGGTGGTTATCGCACCACAAACAAGGACCTTTTGAAAGTCTTTGGCACAAACTTACCTGGATATTACAGAAATAA
- a CDS encoding hypothetical protein (product_source=Hypo-rule applied; superfamily=51735) has protein sequence MYYNDKEQKYKTTKVNRVGGYCCILNLKYKCIQKVKRLYISIPQTNVNHTICTNINTINKAVKY, from the coding sequence ATGTATTATAATGATAAAGAACAAAAGTATAAAACTACAAAAGTAAACAGAGTAGGAGGGTACTGTTGTATACTAAATCTTAAATACAAATGTATACAAAAAGTAAAACGACTATACATAAGCATACCTCAAACAAATGTAAATCACACTATCTGTACTAATATAAACACAATAAATAAAGCCGTTAAATACTGA
- a CDS encoding transcriptional regulator with XRE-family HTH domain (product_source=COG1396; cath_funfam=1.10.260.40; cog=COG1396; pfam=PF01381; smart=SM00530; superfamily=47413): MTNRIQEIIDKENTTASAFADEIGISRGAMNHILNGRNKASLDVLMKILDRYKNINTDWLMFGKLPMYKTEMPIIQRSLFDENAINETECTAHDKYEQENEDKEALSPPKQPNPQQLMPEFSISGNIDKIIIFFKDKTFITLKPEEE, encoded by the coding sequence ATGACAAACAGAATACAAGAGATTATCGACAAAGAAAATACAACAGCATCAGCTTTTGCAGATGAAATTGGTATTAGTCGCGGTGCAATGAACCACATACTAAACGGAAGAAACAAAGCCAGTCTTGATGTTCTTATGAAAATCTTAGACCGATATAAAAACATCAATACCGATTGGTTGATGTTTGGTAAACTTCCTATGTACAAAACAGAGATGCCTATTATTCAACGAAGTTTATTCGACGAGAATGCTATAAATGAGACCGAATGTACGGCTCACGACAAATATGAGCAGGAAAACGAGGATAAAGAGGCACTTTCGCCCCCTAAACAACCTAACCCACAACAACTTATGCCCGAATTTTCTATATCAGGAAATATCGACAAAATAATAATCTTCTTCAAAGACAAGACGTTTATTACTCTAAAACCAGAAGAGGAGTAA
- a CDS encoding dihydroorotate dehydrogenase electron transfer subunit (product_source=KO:K02823; cath_funfam=2.10.240.10,2.40.30.10,3.40.50.80; cog=COG0543; ko=KO:K02823; pfam=PF00175,PF00970,PF10418; superfamily=52343,63380; transmembrane_helix_parts=Inside_1_113,TMhelix_114_133,Outside_134_261), with translation MKKNIADWTIIENSLQNNNHCLMKVKLENNGTLPTILPGQFVQIKVDNVEDVFLRRPISVHFVDYKNNELWLLIQLVGKGTNKLAEYKVGDKINIVYPLGNGFTIPESSEPKKLLLIGGGVGIAPLLYLGATLKEKGFKPVFLLGARSGKDLTQLEEFKKYGEVLITTEDGSLGEKGFVTNHSSLLCGDADFIYTCGPKPMMVSVARYAKEYNIDCEVSLENHMACGIGACLCCVEKTTKGNTCVCTEGPVFNINKLTWQI, from the coding sequence ATGAAAAAGAATATTGCAGATTGGACTATAATCGAAAACTCTCTACAAAACAACAATCATTGCTTGATGAAGGTAAAGTTAGAGAATAACGGTACTCTTCCTACAATTTTACCAGGACAGTTTGTTCAAATTAAAGTCGATAATGTTGAAGATGTTTTTCTTCGTAGACCTATTTCGGTTCACTTTGTTGATTATAAAAACAACGAACTTTGGCTTCTTATACAATTAGTTGGTAAGGGAACGAATAAACTTGCCGAATATAAAGTTGGAGATAAAATTAATATAGTTTATCCTTTAGGAAATGGATTTACAATTCCAGAAAGTTCTGAGCCTAAAAAACTTCTGCTTATAGGTGGTGGTGTTGGCATTGCTCCTCTTCTTTATCTTGGTGCTACACTTAAAGAAAAAGGTTTTAAGCCTGTATTCCTTTTGGGCGCACGTTCGGGAAAAGACTTAACACAATTAGAAGAATTTAAGAAGTACGGCGAAGTTCTTATAACTACAGAAGATGGAAGTTTAGGCGAAAAGGGATTTGTAACCAATCATTCGTCGCTTCTTTGTGGTGATGCTGATTTTATTTACACTTGTGGTCCAAAGCCGATGATGGTTTCTGTTGCTCGATACGCAAAAGAATACAATATAGATTGTGAAGTGTCTTTAGAAAACCATATGGCTTGTGGTATAGGAGCTTGTTTGTGTTGCGTAGAAAAAACAACAAAAGGAAATACTTGTGTGTGTACTGAAGGTCCGGTATTTAATATAAACAAATTGACATGGCAAATCTAA
- a CDS encoding dihydroorotate dehydrogenase (NAD+) catalytic subunit (product_source=KO:K17828; cath_funfam=3.20.20.70; cog=COG0167; ko=KO:K17828; pfam=PF01180; superfamily=51395; tigrfam=TIGR01037), translating to MANLKVNIGNLEFKNPVLTASGTFGYGIEYADFMDLTEIGGIFVKGTTIHHREGNDYPRMAETPSGMLNAVGLQNKGVDYFISDIYPKIKDIDTNMMVNVSGSTIEDYVACAAKVNELERIPAIELNISCPNVKQGGMAFGTNPNSAAEVVKAVREVYKKTLIVKLSPNVTDITEIARAVEAEGADAVSLINTLMGMAIDAERRLPLLSTITGGLSGACVKPIALRMVYQTSKAVKIPVIGLGGISNATDAIEFILAGATAIQIGTYNFIDPAISAKVVKGINEYLDRFGYSSVKDLIGNLQC from the coding sequence ATGGCAAATCTAAAAGTTAATATAGGTAATTTAGAGTTCAAAAACCCTGTGCTTACTGCTTCTGGTACGTTTGGGTATGGCATCGAGTACGCCGATTTTATGGATTTAACCGAAATCGGTGGAATATTTGTTAAAGGAACAACCATACACCACAGAGAAGGCAATGACTATCCTCGTATGGCAGAAACTCCGTCGGGAATGCTTAACGCTGTGGGACTTCAAAATAAAGGTGTTGATTACTTTATCTCTGATATTTATCCAAAGATAAAAGATATTGATACTAATATGATGGTTAATGTTAGTGGCTCTACAATAGAAGATTATGTAGCTTGCGCCGCAAAGGTAAACGAACTCGAAAGGATTCCTGCTATAGAACTTAACATATCTTGTCCGAATGTAAAACAAGGAGGAATGGCTTTCGGCACAAACCCCAACAGTGCTGCCGAAGTTGTTAAAGCCGTAAGAGAAGTTTACAAGAAAACTCTTATAGTAAAACTTTCACCTAACGTAACAGACATAACAGAAATAGCTCGAGCTGTAGAAGCTGAAGGAGCCGATGCAGTTTCTCTTATAAACACATTAATGGGAATGGCTATTGATGCAGAAAGACGACTTCCTTTATTATCTACAATTACAGGTGGATTATCGGGAGCTTGTGTAAAACCTATAGCATTAAGAATGGTGTATCAAACATCTAAAGCAGTAAAAATACCAGTGATAGGTTTAGGAGGAATATCTAATGCAACAGATGCAATAGAATTTATACTTGCTGGAGCAACTGCAATACAAATAGGAACATACAATTTTATTGATCCTGCAATATCTGCGAAAGTAGTAAAAGGAATAAACGAGTACTTAGATAGATTTGGTTACAGTTCTGTAAAAGACTTAATAGGTAATCTTCAGTGCTAA
- a CDS encoding DNA repair protein RadA/Sms (product_source=KO:K04485; cath_funfam=2.20.28.10,3.30.230.10,3.40.50.300; cog=COG1066; ko=KO:K04485; pfam=PF13481,PF13541,PF18073; smart=SM00382; superfamily=52540,54211,57802; tigrfam=TIGR00416), with translation MAKNKIAYVCSQCGNDSPKWLGKCPVCGEWNSYVEEIVSKTNSHQLPLSNYDSAQSKPLLLKNIQTENEFRMDMNDQELNRVLGGGLVPGSLVLIGGEPGIGKSTLVLQTVLKLQNYKTLYVSGEESAKQIKLRAERLGANNDNCFIVCETNLEKILTHINQTQPDLVIVDSIQTIYTERIESSPGSISQVRENAASILKFAKETNTPVLLIGHINKDGNIAGPKVLEHIVDTVLQFEGDQHYMYRILRNIKNRFGSTSELGIYEMCNTGLREVNNPSELLLTQNHEGLSGVAISSAIEGIRPFLIETQALVSTAAYGVPQRSATGFDIRRMNMLLAVLEKRVGFKLGQKDVYLNIAGGLRVNDPAMDLAVISAILSSNLDVAIDREICMCGEIGLSGEIRPVNRIEQRIQEAEKLGFKKIIIPYNNLKQSNNKLLDINIVVVRKVEEAFRELFG, from the coding sequence ATGGCTAAAAACAAAATAGCTTACGTTTGTTCTCAATGTGGAAACGACTCCCCCAAGTGGCTCGGTAAATGTCCCGTTTGTGGAGAATGGAATTCTTATGTAGAAGAAATAGTAAGCAAAACAAACTCGCACCAATTACCTTTATCGAATTACGATTCTGCTCAATCAAAACCTTTATTGTTGAAGAATATCCAAACAGAAAATGAATTTCGTATGGATATGAACGATCAAGAACTTAACAGAGTTCTTGGTGGCGGATTAGTTCCAGGTTCTTTAGTTCTTATAGGTGGCGAACCAGGCATTGGTAAATCTACCTTAGTTCTACAGACTGTATTAAAACTTCAAAACTATAAAACCCTATATGTATCTGGAGAAGAAAGTGCGAAGCAAATTAAACTTCGTGCCGAACGACTTGGAGCAAATAACGATAACTGCTTTATAGTTTGTGAAACTAATTTAGAGAAAATACTTACTCATATTAATCAAACTCAACCTGATTTGGTTATAGTAGATTCTATTCAAACTATTTATACAGAAAGAATTGAATCCAGTCCTGGAAGTATTTCTCAAGTGCGTGAGAATGCAGCTTCTATCCTTAAATTTGCTAAAGAAACCAATACCCCTGTCCTACTTATCGGACATATAAATAAAGATGGCAATATTGCTGGTCCTAAAGTTTTAGAGCATATTGTTGATACAGTTCTTCAATTTGAAGGAGATCAACATTATATGTATAGAATACTTAGAAATATTAAAAATAGATTTGGTAGTACTTCTGAATTAGGTATTTACGAGATGTGTAATACTGGTCTTAGAGAAGTTAATAATCCTTCGGAGCTACTACTTACTCAAAATCACGAAGGTTTAAGTGGTGTTGCAATTTCTTCAGCGATTGAAGGGATACGTCCGTTTTTGATTGAAACGCAAGCTTTGGTAAGTACGGCTGCTTATGGAGTTCCTCAAAGAAGTGCGACTGGATTTGACATAAGACGTATGAATATGCTTCTGGCTGTGTTGGAAAAGCGTGTTGGTTTCAAACTCGGACAAAAAGATGTTTACTTAAACATTGCTGGAGGCTTAAGAGTAAACGATCCGGCTATGGATTTAGCTGTTATTAGTGCTATTTTGTCTTCTAATTTAGATGTTGCGATAGACAGAGAGATTTGTATGTGTGGAGAAATTGGTTTGTCTGGAGAAATACGTCCTGTAAACCGTATAGAACAACGGATACAAGAGGCTGAAAAACTCGGTTTCAAGAAGATTATAATCCCTTACAACAATCTTAAACAGTCTAATAACAAACTGTTAGATATTAATATTGTTGTTGTAAGAAAAGTGGAAGAAGCTTTTAGGGAGTTGTTTGGTTAA